One window of the Sphaerochaeta associata genome contains the following:
- a CDS encoding AMP-dependent synthetase/ligase, with translation MERTIVQMLHDAAKKYGDRAYTNTRTDAQWQPSSFKQTDIQSDYVAAYLLSHGFKAEQTVGILSEGKSSWVTCEHGVIKAKMISVPLSIKLTPEEIAFRINHSEAVALAVSANTLGNAVKALPLFDHHVMFIYLDEQDDRLENQIRQAGWKQDVDYVPYQTMLMDGEAWLAKKPNLVKDVEATISEQDTINICYTSGTTGNPKGIMLTHVNYWVNSHDAIELFQLPDAQFETLVVLPVDHSFAHTVGIYTSLLRGITLHFVDSRGSNAAIIRNFPKNLVELNPVFLMTVPSITGNFMKKMIQGIHQKGAFVEGIFNRGLEAGMLRNGDGFHKGGTWIRIKTWLPYTLANLLVFPKLRKVFGDRMLYCVGGGALLEAKQQRFFAAIGVPVFQGYGLTEAAPIISSNSPHLYKFGTSGMVAKSEICKIMIDETTEAKVGQRGEIVIKGENVMKGYFKNPAASAEVLRDGWLWTGDLGYYDEDGFLVVTGRAKALLINKDGEKYSPEEVEEVMINSLSVLNQLMVYNDHQMITTALVTLQEDVVTRMIEEKGCKSAEEALDMLVTELRSYEAQAGAIPNMWLPSRFAIIEKPFSEADGLVNSTMKLVRYKTAEFYKDRIATLYESEEANRKANLEVIKQLFFK, from the coding sequence ATGGAAAGAACGATTGTTCAGATGCTGCACGATGCAGCAAAAAAATACGGGGACCGGGCCTATACCAATACCAGAACGGATGCCCAATGGCAGCCCAGCTCCTTCAAGCAAACCGATATTCAATCAGATTACGTTGCAGCATACCTGCTCAGCCATGGCTTCAAGGCTGAGCAGACTGTCGGTATCCTCAGTGAAGGCAAGAGCTCCTGGGTTACGTGCGAGCATGGTGTCATCAAGGCAAAGATGATCAGCGTCCCCTTGTCCATCAAGCTAACCCCGGAGGAAATTGCATTTCGAATCAACCACAGTGAGGCTGTAGCACTGGCTGTTTCTGCCAATACACTTGGCAATGCAGTGAAGGCTCTGCCGCTCTTCGACCACCATGTCATGTTCATCTACCTCGACGAGCAGGACGACCGTTTGGAGAATCAGATTCGTCAGGCCGGTTGGAAGCAGGATGTGGACTACGTTCCCTATCAGACGATGCTGATGGACGGTGAGGCCTGGCTTGCAAAGAAGCCGAATCTGGTCAAGGATGTTGAGGCAACGATCAGCGAGCAGGATACAATCAATATTTGCTATACCAGCGGCACGACGGGTAATCCGAAGGGGATCATGCTCACCCATGTAAACTACTGGGTCAACTCGCATGATGCAATCGAGTTGTTCCAGCTTCCCGACGCCCAATTCGAGACCTTGGTCGTACTTCCTGTCGACCACAGCTTCGCCCATACCGTCGGCATCTATACGTCGCTGCTCAGAGGCATCACATTGCACTTTGTCGATTCCCGCGGTTCCAATGCCGCAATCATCCGAAACTTCCCCAAAAACCTGGTGGAGTTGAATCCGGTGTTCCTGATGACCGTTCCTTCCATCACCGGCAACTTCATGAAGAAGATGATTCAGGGAATTCATCAGAAAGGTGCCTTCGTCGAGGGCATATTCAACAGGGGCCTCGAGGCGGGCATGCTGAGAAACGGTGATGGTTTTCACAAGGGCGGCACCTGGATTCGTATCAAGACGTGGCTGCCGTATACCTTGGCTAATCTTTTGGTATTTCCCAAGCTCCGCAAGGTTTTCGGCGACAGGATGCTCTACTGTGTCGGTGGGGGTGCATTGCTGGAGGCCAAGCAGCAGAGGTTCTTTGCTGCCATCGGTGTTCCCGTATTCCAGGGATACGGCCTGACCGAAGCGGCTCCCATCATCAGCAGCAACTCTCCCCATCTGTACAAGTTCGGCACCAGCGGCATGGTGGCCAAGAGTGAAATCTGCAAAATCATGATCGATGAGACCACCGAGGCAAAGGTGGGGCAGCGGGGTGAGATCGTCATCAAGGGCGAGAACGTCATGAAGGGCTACTTCAAGAATCCGGCAGCCAGTGCCGAGGTGCTCCGAGACGGTTGGCTCTGGACGGGCGACCTCGGGTATTACGACGAGGATGGTTTCTTGGTTGTAACCGGTCGTGCGAAAGCTCTTCTGATCAACAAGGATGGAGAGAAGTACAGTCCCGAGGAAGTTGAGGAAGTGATGATCAACAGCCTTTCGGTGTTGAATCAACTGATGGTGTACAACGACCATCAGATGATTACCACTGCCTTGGTCACCCTGCAGGAGGATGTGGTCACCCGCATGATTGAAGAGAAGGGTTGCAAGAGTGCCGAGGAGGCCTTGGACATGCTTGTGACAGAGCTCAGGTCCTATGAGGCGCAAGCCGGTGCCATTCCGAATATGTGGCTCCCTTCACGGTTTGCCATCATCGAAAAACCCTTCAGCGAGGCAGACGGCCTGGTCAATTCAACGATGAAGCTCGTACGGTATAAGACCGCTGAATTCTACAAGGATAGGATTGCAACCCTCTATGAAAGCGAAGAGGCGAATAGAAAAGCCAACCTTGAGGTGATCAAGCAGCTGTTTTTCAAATAG